The sequence GGGTCCGGTCGGTCTTCTGCTCGAACTCTTCGAAGGTGAGCGGGCGATTGTCGAAGGCCGTCGGCAGCCGAAAGCCGTTTTCCACGAGCGATTCCTTGCGCGAGCGGTCGCCGGCGTGCTGGCCCTTGATCTGGGGAACGGTCCGGTGGGATTCGTCGATGACCGTGAGGAAGTCGTCGGGGAAGTAATCGAGGAGCGTGTACGGCGCCTCGCCGACCTCACGATCGGAGAGGTACACGGAATAGTTCTCGATGCCCGAGCAGTAGCCCGCTTCGCGAAGCATCTCCAGATCGAATGTCGTTCGCTCCTCGATGCGCTGGGCGGCGACGAGATCGCCCGTCCGCTCGAAGTAGCCGACACGCTCGTCGAGATCGGCCTCGATCTCCTCGATGGCCTGCTCGAGCGTCGACTCCGGCATGGAGTAGTGCTCCGCCGGGTGAACGAGGACCGCTGGCTCCTCGCTCACGACCGAGCCCTCGAGGGGGTCGAGTTTGGTGAGGCGTTCGATCTCCTCACCCCAGAACTCGACGCGGACGGCGTAGCGGCCGTACATCGGAAAGACCTCCACGGTATCCCCGCGCACGCGGAAGGTGCCCTGGGTGAAGTCGACGTCGTTGCGCTCGTAGTTCAGATCGACGAGTCCGCCGAGGAGGTCGTCGCGGTCGATCTCCTGGCCGACTTCCAGGCGCAGGGCCATGTCCTCGTAGTTCGACGGGTCGCCGAGGCCGTAGATGGCCGAGACCGACGCCACGATAATGACGTCGTCGCGGGTCAAAAGCGATCGGGTCGCGGAGTGGCGGAGCCGGTCGATCTCCTCGTTGATGGAGGCGTCCTTGTCGATGTAGGTGTCCGACTGCTCGACGTACGCCTCCGGCTGATAGTAGTCGTAGTAGGAGACGAAGTACTCGACCGCGTTGTCGGGAAAGAGGTTCCTGAACTCCTCGTAGAGCTGGGCGGCGAGGGTCTTGTTGTGCGCGATGACCAGCGTTGGCTGCTGGAGTTCCTCGACGACCCAGCTGACCGTGTTGGTCTTGCCCGACCCGGTCACGCCGAGCAGCGTCTGCTTTTCCATCCCCTGCTCGTAGCCCCGGACCAGTTCCTCGATCGCCTGGGCCTGGTCGCCCGCCGGATCGAAGGGAGCGTCGACCTCGAAGGGGCCCTCGGCACCAGGTTGGTCCGGTGCGAGCGGTCCCGTCTCGTCGCTCATTGCATTACTCCAGTGTGCGGAGGAATTTACGCCCCGCGGCTACCGCTGTGATCCAGACGACGATTCGGCGTGCTCCTGGAATGGGTCCCGAGGGGGTAGGTGGCGTCCGTCTCGGGGGTGGCGGTGGGTGGCGTCCGTCTCGGGGGTGGCGGTGGGTGGCGTACAGGCGAGGCAGGGTGGCGCGTTCGGCGCAACCCGATGGCCGCTGCGGATCACGGTTCCTCGCGCAACCGCTGACCGTGATCCGGTATTCGTCAGTGCATGACCGTCGGTGGACCGGCCATCGTACTTGAACCTCACACTCACCCGGGAGGTGACCGTCGCACTCGGGGTGACGTTTAAGCATTACCGGGTATAACTACCGGCTAATGAACCGTCGCGAATTTCTCGTCGCCTCGCTCGGGACCGGGACAGCGGCACTCGCCGGGTGCACCGGCGGGCCCGAAGGCACGACCACGACCGCTGGAACGACGACGGATCCGTACGCCGGCACGCTCCACGTCGCAACCTACGAACCCTTCATCGACGCGCCGTCCGTCAGTCCCGGCACGTGGATCAAAGATCGCTTCGAGGAGGAGTACCCGGACGCCACCCTCGAGTGGCTCACCCCGGAGAACGAACTCAACCACTTCGTCCAGCGCAAGCAGGCCGGCGTGACCATCGACGCGGACGTCTACGTCGGCGTCAACCCGGACGAACTGGTCCGGGTGGACGCCCAACTCGACGATTCCCTCTTCGACGTCGTCCCGACGGCGGACCTCACGAATTACGACGCCATCGAGGACGACCTTCGCTTCGACCCACGCGATCGGGCGATTCCCTTCGACACGGGCTACATCAGCCTGGTCTACGACGATACCGTCGTGGACGGTCCGGCGACCTTCGACGACCTCCTGACCGAGGAGTACGCCGATACGCTCCTCGTCCAGAACGCACAGAACAGCGATCCCGGGCGCGCGTTCCTCCTGTGGACCATCGCCAACCGCGGCGAGGAGGAGTACCTGGAGTACTGGCAGGGCCTGATGGACAACGGCGCGACCGTCCTCGGTGACTGGAACGCGACCTACACGGCCTACCAGAACGGCGAGCGCCCGATGGTCGTCTCCTACTCCACCGATCAGGTGTACGCCAACCGGTACGACCAGGAGATGGACCGCCACCAGATCGCGTTCCTCGACGATCAGGGCTACGCCACCCCGGAGGGAATGGCCCGGTTCGCTGGCACCGACGCGCCCGAACTTGCGACCGCCTTCCTCGACTTCATGCTCTCGGCCGAGGTCCAGTCTGAGATCCCGGTTCGCAACGTCATGTTCCCGGCGACGACACACGCCTCGCCGCCCGGGGAGTTCACCGAATTCGCCCATCGGCCGCCGGAAACCGTCATCCACACGTACGAAGATCTCGAGGGGTCACTTGACGGATGGGTCGAAGCGTGGGCACAGCAAGTCGTCCAGGGGTGACCGACCGCCTCACGGAGGGACTCGCTCGCGCGGCGCTGCCCCTGGGTGCACTCGCGACCGCTGCGGTGTTGCTCGTCGTCTTTTACTACCCAGTCGGAACCGTCTTGATCGAGGCGCTCGTCACCGACGGCCGACTCGACGCCGCGCCCGTTCGCGACGTCCTCTCCTCGCCGTTCTACTTCGGGGCAGCCACCGGACTCGTTACCGATCCGCTCGGTGTTCCCGCCGGAATTCGTGACTGGGCGAGGGCCGGATTCCCCGCGGTCGGGTTCGGCCTCGTCGGTTTCACGGTCTATCAGGCCGTGCTCTCGACGGTCGCGAGTCTGCTGCTTGGCCTCCCCGGCGCCTACCTGATCGCCAAATTCGAGTTTCCGGGTCGGGAAACGCTCCGGGCGCTGACCATGCTTCCGTTCGTGCTCCCCTCGATCATGGTCGCGATCGGGTTCGTGGCGATGTTCGGGGACAGGGGGACGTTCAACGCGCTCCTTTCCGCGCTGGGACTGCCCACGATCTCACTCATCTACACGCTGCCACTCATCATCATCGCGCACGCCTTCTACAACGCCCCGCTCGTCACCCGCCTCGTCGCGGCGGCCTGGGAGAACGTCGACGCCCGGATGGTCGAAAGCGCACGGAGCCTCGGCGCCTCGCCAGGTCGGGCGTTCGTCGACGTCGTGGTGCCCCAGTTGCTGCCCGCGGCGCTCACCGGCGCGCTGTTGACCTTCCTCTTTACGTTCATGTCGTTTCCCATCGTACTCGCCCTCGGCGGCCTTGAGCTGGCGACCGTCGAGGTGTGGCTGTACGCCCGGGTCCAGCACCTCGACCTCGCACAGGCCGCGGGCCTGGCGGTCGTCGAGACCGTCATCACGTTGGGGATAACCTACGCCTACGTCCGCTACGAGTCCGGCGGAACCGGCCTGGCGAGACTGGGGACGGGAATCGACCGGGAGCCGCTTCTCGCCACGCTGCGCGATCCACGTCGGATCGGGCTGCTGGCGTACGGTCTCGTGGTCCTCGTGGTCTTCGTCGGCCCCATCGCGAGCATGATCATCGAGAGTCTCACCGGCCCCTCGGGACTGACGCTGCGGTACTATTCGTTTCTCGTCCAGCGCCAGATCGAGGGCGCGTCCTTCCAGGTGAAACCGGTCGCGGCCGTCACGAACTCCGTGGTCTTCGCCGTGGGCACGCTCGCGCTCGCGATGCCGATGGGCGTGCTCATCGCAATCTTGAGTACCCGGGAGTTCGTAGGCAGTCGGCTCACAGAGGCGGTCCTCATGGCGCCGCTCGCCGTCAGCGGCATCGTCGTCGGCCTGGGGCTCCTCCAGGGCCTGGTCTTCGGCACCGACGTGTTCGGCCACCGCCTGACGGCGACCGGCCCGATCGCCATCGTGGCCGCCCACGCCGTGGCCGCGTACCCGTTCGTGACGAGAAACGTCGTCCCGATGCTTCGAAGCGTCGACGAACGGCTCCTCGAATCGGCCCGAAGCCTGGGGGCCTCACGGTTCAGAGTCCTCGTCGACGTGGAGTTGCCCCTCGTACTCCCTGGTCTCCTCGCGGGGGCCGCATTCGCCTTCGCCATCAGCATCGGCGAGTTCGACTCGACCGTGATCCTGGCCGAGGGGAGCGCCAGCTACACCATGCCGGTCGCCGTCGAGCGCTACCTCGGAAACCGAACACTGGGACCGGCCACAGCGATGGGGACGGTATTGCTGGCGGTCACCGCGCTCAGTTTCCTGGTCATCGATCGCATGGGGGGCCGGTACGAGCCATGACGAGTGTGAAAGTACAATGACGAACGTGAGAATCCAATGGCGAACGTGAGACTCCAATGACGAGCGTGAGACTCCACGGCGTCGACAAGCGATTCGACGACACGGTGGCCCTCGAAAATGTCTCCCTCGACGTGCGCGACGGCGAATTCTTCACGCTCGTCGGGCCCTCCGGCTGCGGGAAGACCACGACGCTCCGGATCGTCGCCGGACTCGAGAAGCCGTCCGCCGGAACCGTCGAGTTCGGTGGCGTCGACGTAGCCGGACGGCCCCCAGAAGAGCGAGACGTGGGGATCGTCTTCCAGAACTACGCATTGTTCCCGCACATGACCGTCGCGGAGAACGTCGCCTACGGGCTCCGGTTTCGCGACCCACCGGACGGAACGACCACCGAGAACCGCGTGGATGACCTCCTCGACCTGGTGGACCTCGCGGGAATGGACGAGCGGACCCCACAGGAACTCTCCGGCGGGCAACAACAGCGCGTGGCACTCGCCCGCGCGCTCGCGCCCGGACCGGACGTCCTCCTGCTCGACGAACCGATGAGCGCCCTGGACGCGAGACTCCGCGAACGGCTCCGGCGACAGGTCCGGGAGATCCAGCAGTCGCTGTCCATCACGACCCTGTACGTCACACACGACCAGGCGGAGGCGCTCGCGATCAGCGACCGCATCGCCATCATGAACGAGGGACACATCGAGCAGGTCGGCACCCCCGAAGCGGTCTACCGAGAGCCGGAGAGTCGGTTCGTCGCCGAGTTCGTCGGCGACAACAACCTCTTCGACGTGGAAGCGATGGAAGCCGGCAAACCCCCGAGGGCTGTGGTGGATGGAACGCCTATCGCCGCGCCGGCAACGGTGCGAGCGGGCGACGTCCTCAGCGTTCGTCCGGAAACGATGGGGTTCGACGGCGGCGAAACGACCCTCGAGGTGACGGTGGAGACGGTCGAATTCCTCGGGGACGCCTACAAGTCCTACTGTCGGTGGGAGGGGCGACCGCTCGTGGTGAAAACGGAACGCCCGCCCGAGGGAACCGA is a genomic window of Halanaeroarchaeum sulfurireducens containing:
- the uvrB gene encoding excinuclease ABC subunit UvrB; the encoded protein is MSDETGPLAPDQPGAEGPFEVDAPFDPAGDQAQAIEELVRGYEQGMEKQTLLGVTGSGKTNTVSWVVEELQQPTLVIAHNKTLAAQLYEEFRNLFPDNAVEYFVSYYDYYQPEAYVEQSDTYIDKDASINEEIDRLRHSATRSLLTRDDVIIVASVSAIYGLGDPSNYEDMALRLEVGQEIDRDDLLGGLVDLNYERNDVDFTQGTFRVRGDTVEVFPMYGRYAVRVEFWGEEIERLTKLDPLEGSVVSEEPAVLVHPAEHYSMPESTLEQAIEEIEADLDERVGYFERTGDLVAAQRIEERTTFDLEMLREAGYCSGIENYSVYLSDREVGEAPYTLLDYFPDDFLTVIDESHRTVPQIKGQHAGDRSRKESLVENGFRLPTAFDNRPLTFEEFEQKTDRTLYVSATPSDYEREVSDQVVEQIVRPTYLVDPAVEVEPAADQIDDLMDRIDRRAENDERVLVTTLTKRMAEDLTEYLEEAGVAVEYMHDETDTLERHELVRGLRLGEFDVLVGINLLREGLDIPEVSLVAILDADQEGFLRSRTSLIQTMGRAARNVEGTVVLYADETTDAMEEAIEETQRRRRIQRAFNEEHGTDPTTIEKAVGEIDLPGSKTDTSSITGEGPADADEASVLIEDLEDRMQEAADNLEFELAADIRDRIRKLREEFDLDSGDGVAPDDGLAPEADRF
- a CDS encoding thiamine ABC transporter substrate-binding protein; the protein is MNRREFLVASLGTGTAALAGCTGGPEGTTTTAGTTTDPYAGTLHVATYEPFIDAPSVSPGTWIKDRFEEEYPDATLEWLTPENELNHFVQRKQAGVTIDADVYVGVNPDELVRVDAQLDDSLFDVVPTADLTNYDAIEDDLRFDPRDRAIPFDTGYISLVYDDTVVDGPATFDDLLTEEYADTLLVQNAQNSDPGRAFLLWTIANRGEEEYLEYWQGLMDNGATVLGDWNATYTAYQNGERPMVVSYSTDQVYANRYDQEMDRHQIAFLDDQGYATPEGMARFAGTDAPELATAFLDFMLSAEVQSEIPVRNVMFPATTHASPPGEFTEFAHRPPETVIHTYEDLEGSLDGWVEAWAQQVVQG
- a CDS encoding ABC transporter permease gives rise to the protein MGRSVGTASRPGVTDRLTEGLARAALPLGALATAAVLLVVFYYPVGTVLIEALVTDGRLDAAPVRDVLSSPFYFGAATGLVTDPLGVPAGIRDWARAGFPAVGFGLVGFTVYQAVLSTVASLLLGLPGAYLIAKFEFPGRETLRALTMLPFVLPSIMVAIGFVAMFGDRGTFNALLSALGLPTISLIYTLPLIIIAHAFYNAPLVTRLVAAAWENVDARMVESARSLGASPGRAFVDVVVPQLLPAALTGALLTFLFTFMSFPIVLALGGLELATVEVWLYARVQHLDLAQAAGLAVVETVITLGITYAYVRYESGGTGLARLGTGIDREPLLATLRDPRRIGLLAYGLVVLVVFVGPIASMIIESLTGPSGLTLRYYSFLVQRQIEGASFQVKPVAAVTNSVVFAVGTLALAMPMGVLIAILSTREFVGSRLTEAVLMAPLAVSGIVVGLGLLQGLVFGTDVFGHRLTATGPIAIVAAHAVAAYPFVTRNVVPMLRSVDERLLESARSLGASRFRVLVDVELPLVLPGLLAGAAFAFAISIGEFDSTVILAEGSASYTMPVAVERYLGNRTLGPATAMGTVLLAVTALSFLVIDRMGGRYEP
- a CDS encoding ABC transporter ATP-binding protein, which encodes MTSVRLHGVDKRFDDTVALENVSLDVRDGEFFTLVGPSGCGKTTTLRIVAGLEKPSAGTVEFGGVDVAGRPPEERDVGIVFQNYALFPHMTVAENVAYGLRFRDPPDGTTTENRVDDLLDLVDLAGMDERTPQELSGGQQQRVALARALAPGPDVLLLDEPMSALDARLRERLRRQVREIQQSLSITTLYVTHDQAEALAISDRIAIMNEGHIEQVGTPEAVYREPESRFVAEFVGDNNLFDVEAMEAGKPPRAVVDGTPIAAPATVRAGDVLSVRPETMGFDGGETTLEVTVETVEFLGDAYKSYCRWEGRPLVVKTERPPEGTEATVGFDAEDVHIVRTDR